One part of the Lepeophtheirus salmonis chromosome 14, UVic_Lsal_1.4, whole genome shotgun sequence genome encodes these proteins:
- the LOC121129598 gene encoding uncharacterized protein has product MFFKLATLCIAFSVAAGAPSAPPSYGAPPPPVPVYEAPPSYGAPPPPPPPPPPPSYGPPPPAAEPIPPYAFNYAVLDTESGSDFSAEEESKDGAVSGQYKVLRADGKIMTVTYSVEGDSGFVADIVTEAAPVVAAAPAYGAPPAPLPEYLPSYA; this is encoded by the coding sequence ATGTTTTTCAAACTTGCCACACTTTGCATTGCTTTTAGCGTAGCTGCTGGAGCTCCTTCTGCTCCACCCTCATATGGTGCTCCACCTCCTCCAGTCCCTGTTTATGAGGCCCCACCTAGTTATGGGGCTCCACCACCACCCCCTCCTCCTCCACCTCCACCTTCATATGGACCACCACCTCCAGCCGCTGAGCCAATTCCCCCTTATGCTTTCAACTACGCTGTTCTTGATACTGAGTCTGGAAGTGACTTCAGTGCTGAAGAAGAATCTAAGGATGGAGCCGTCTCTGGTCAATACAAGGTCTTACGGGCTGATGGTAAAATCATGACTGTGACTTACTCTGTTGAAGGAGATAGTGGATTTGTAGCTGATATTGTCACTGAAGCTGCACCTGTTGTTGCTGCCGCTCCAGCCTATGGTGCTCCCCCAGCACCTCTACCTGAATATCTTCCTTCTTACGcttaa